A section of the Veillonella criceti genome encodes:
- a CDS encoding ESPR-type extended signal peptide-containing protein, giving the protein MNKIYKIIWSRTKNCYVVASELAKGHGKATSLGIAKKTSLALAISLALGGSLSGNAVWAAQGPEDKTSTATGTNSVAFGGATANGQGTVALAGGIASGDGSIAIGEGAEAADGALAINGQASNGAYAAIKGYSDGSQTLTFGGSALGMMSQSMGVLSYADGEGALSYGFRAAAVGDNTISIGREARADNNDSVVIGAMASAQGAGDVSIGKEAVANGGIAILGTLNQDLEDEPEGGSVAVLGKVDGNRSYTIGGLTEGDDSLSIGSRANVDGNYSYAIGVNSSAISNHGIAIGDYAVSKADSTQAIGEQAQVWSSGGTAIGSWSSVDKDSPNAVAIGYSTAASADKASALGAEASADKANSVALGANSLTNKDFAVVTATSEITKGTGSNAVATKFGNFAGTATGVVSIGNVGAERQIINVAPGEVSAFSTDAINGSQLFTVADQVVQNQADIKAVTSTADSTAKAVNEKGITFAGDTGSKVTKKLGEEVKVFGGKTNTDNLTNNNIGVVAGTEGLEVKLAEKVDLGSQGQLTVGSTIINPASITTNSLAITGGPSMDKAGINAGNKKITNVLAGTNSTDAVNYGQLTSELDKVKPEAGNNITIDGPSEANGNKYVINGLKTTVSTSDKYIIVTPGAEVEGTTDYAISLSEATKAAIDSIDDKIDKKDVASVAQSSIAVEGTEPNVTVTSSADSTGKLTYNVALNKELDLTKDGSITIGDTVIDGTKALVADTTINADGITTNKLAITGGPSMDKAGINAGNKVISGVAKGIKGTDAVNVDQLNASLGELETKVTSNIQYTFAGDVATGDGSSEFVRKTGDTIKVTGGAEAVTDVTKLSEGNIGVVVDSTNGELAVKLAQNLNLTNTGSISIGDTVVDSNHIAVAGTTINDQGISTVGNITLSKDGIYAGDKQIKGVAEGIADTDAVNVSQLRSELGKAVSEVGLSFAGDLGNTVKVNNGGTLNISGGIKEANKLVDGNIGVIGTDKGLSVQLAKDLTGLNSVTTGNTAINHDGLTIKGKDGKDGAVIREDGMAIKGKDGKDKVVVKENKVDVGGNVIQNVGDGLKPNEAVNRGQLDAVEDRVDGLSNGFGNLNGRVNKLDRRVDKVGAGAAALAALNPLDFNPDDKWNFAVGYGYYKDTDAIAMGAYYQPNEDTRFSVGGTIGNGDNMINAGVSLRFGQSNGVSTSRVALAKDVESLKRIVQQLVTENEQLRRGGHGATSGYPDISDREFPDVPKNHWAYEYVDTITKKGFTIGYPDGEFKGDRTLTRYEFAAVVYRALKNGAEIDGGMARAIDEFGPELARLEGLDHSRVDRVAGEDNDRYKIERLRVNNKDNEETNDYRDIYGSKIQKEEVAQ; this is encoded by the coding sequence GTGAATAAGATTTACAAAATTATTTGGAGTCGTACAAAAAATTGTTATGTAGTTGCATCTGAATTGGCTAAAGGTCATGGGAAAGCAACTTCATTGGGGATCGCTAAGAAGACTAGCCTAGCATTGGCAATTAGTTTAGCTTTGGGGGGTTCTCTTTCGGGAAATGCTGTTTGGGCTGCACAGGGACCTGAAGACAAGACTTCAACGGCTACGGGTACCAATAGTGTCGCATTTGGTGGTGCTACGGCTAATGGGCAAGGTACAGTTGCTTTAGCTGGTGGTATTGCTAGCGGAGATGGGAGTATAGCTATTGGTGAAGGCGCAGAAGCGGCTGATGGTGCATTAGCTATAAATGGTCAAGCTAGCAATGGTGCATATGCAGCGATTAAAGGTTATAGTGATGGATCTCAAACTTTGACATTTGGTGGTAGTGCTTTAGGCATGATGTCTCAATCGATGGGTGTACTTTCTTATGCAGATGGGGAAGGAGCTTTATCATATGGGTTTAGAGCTGCTGCAGTAGGTGATAATACCATTTCTATTGGTCGTGAGGCTAGAGCAGATAATAATGACTCGGTTGTGATTGGCGCTATGGCTAGTGCTCAGGGGGCAGGCGATGTATCCATAGGTAAAGAGGCTGTGGCGAATGGTGGTATTGCCATTTTAGGTACTCTTAATCAGGACTTAGAGGATGAACCTGAAGGCGGTAGTGTAGCCGTTCTAGGTAAGGTAGATGGTAATCGTTCATATACTATTGGTGGTCTGACAGAGGGTGATGATTCGCTATCTATAGGTTCCCGTGCTAATGTTGATGGTAATTATTCATATGCTATTGGGGTTAATTCATCTGCAATAAGTAATCATGGTATTGCTATTGGTGACTATGCAGTTTCTAAGGCTGATAGTACACAAGCGATAGGGGAGCAAGCTCAAGTTTGGTCATCAGGCGGAACGGCTATTGGCTCATGGTCATCTGTTGATAAGGATTCACCAAATGCAGTTGCCATTGGTTATTCCACAGCAGCTAGTGCTGACAAAGCTTCCGCACTTGGTGCTGAAGCGAGTGCAGATAAAGCAAATTCCGTAGCACTTGGTGCGAACTCTTTAACTAATAAAGATTTTGCTGTTGTGACAGCAACTTCTGAAATTACTAAAGGAACCGGATCTAATGCTGTAGCAACTAAGTTTGGGAATTTTGCTGGCACCGCTACAGGTGTAGTATCTATTGGTAATGTTGGAGCTGAACGTCAAATTATTAATGTAGCGCCAGGTGAAGTATCGGCTTTTTCTACTGATGCAATTAATGGCTCTCAATTATTTACTGTTGCAGATCAAGTAGTTCAAAATCAGGCGGATATTAAAGCAGTTACATCTACTGCTGATTCAACAGCTAAAGCTGTTAATGAAAAAGGTATTACCTTTGCCGGCGATACCGGTTCAAAAGTTACTAAAAAATTAGGTGAAGAAGTTAAAGTCTTTGGTGGTAAAACTAATACTGATAATTTAACAAATAATAATATTGGTGTAGTAGCAGGGACAGAGGGCTTAGAAGTTAAATTGGCTGAGAAGGTAGATTTAGGTTCTCAGGGCCAGTTAACTGTTGGCAGTACAATTATTAATCCAGCTTCTATTACTACTAATAGTTTAGCTATTACTGGTGGTCCTAGTATGGATAAGGCTGGCATTAATGCAGGAAATAAAAAAATTACTAATGTATTAGCCGGCACCAATTCTACAGATGCAGTAAACTATGGACAACTAACGAGTGAATTAGATAAGGTAAAACCAGAAGCTGGTAATAATATTACAATTGATGGGCCAAGTGAGGCTAATGGTAATAAATATGTTATTAATGGCTTAAAAACTACTGTATCAACATCAGATAAGTATATCATAGTTACTCCAGGTGCAGAGGTTGAAGGAACAACCGATTATGCAATTTCTTTGAGTGAAGCAACAAAAGCGGCAATAGATTCTATCGATGATAAGATAGATAAGAAAGATGTTGCTAGTGTAGCGCAATCTTCTATTGCGGTAGAAGGTACAGAGCCAAATGTAACAGTAACATCAAGTGCCGATTCAACAGGTAAGCTTACATATAATGTGGCGCTTAATAAAGAATTAGATTTAACTAAAGATGGTTCTATTACTATTGGTGATACGGTAATTGATGGTACAAAAGCTCTTGTAGCAGATACTACTATTAATGCAGATGGCATTACAACGAATAAACTAGCTATTACCGGTGGTCCTAGTATGGATAAGGCTGGAATTAATGCAGGTAATAAAGTAATTTCTGGTGTAGCTAAGGGTATAAAAGGTACAGATGCAGTTAATGTTGATCAACTTAATGCTTCTTTAGGTGAATTAGAAACTAAAGTAACATCTAATATTCAGTATACCTTTGCTGGTGATGTAGCGACTGGAGATGGCAGTAGTGAATTTGTAAGAAAAACTGGTGATACAATTAAAGTTACTGGTGGGGCAGAAGCTGTTACTGATGTTACTAAGTTAAGTGAAGGTAATATTGGTGTTGTAGTAGATTCTACAAATGGGGAATTGGCAGTTAAACTAGCCCAGAATCTTAATCTTACTAATACTGGGTCTATCTCTATTGGCGATACTGTTGTTGATAGCAATCATATAGCGGTAGCAGGGACAACTATTAATGATCAAGGCATTAGTACTGTTGGTAATATTACATTATCAAAAGATGGAATTTATGCTGGTGATAAACAAATTAAGGGTGTTGCTGAAGGGATTGCTGATACAGATGCTGTTAACGTGAGTCAATTACGTTCGGAACTTGGTAAAGCAGTATCTGAGGTTGGTTTATCTTTTGCCGGTGATTTAGGGAATACTGTAAAAGTAAATAATGGTGGTACCTTAAATATTTCTGGCGGTATTAAAGAGGCTAATAAATTAGTTGATGGTAACATTGGCGTGATTGGTACCGATAAAGGTTTATCAGTACAATTAGCTAAAGACTTAACAGGCTTAAACTCTGTAACAACTGGTAATACGGCTATTAACCATGATGGACTTACTATTAAAGGCAAAGACGGTAAAGATGGTGCCGTTATTAGAGAAGATGGTATGGCTATTAAAGGCAAAGATGGTAAAGATAAAGTTGTTGTTAAAGAAAATAAAGTTGATGTAGGTGGCAATGTTATCCAGAATGTTGGGGATGGTTTAAAACCAAATGAAGCGGTAAACCGTGGTCAATTAGATGCCGTTGAAGATCGTGTAGATGGTTTGTCTAATGGTTTTGGTAACTTAAATGGTCGTGTTAATAAATTAGATCGTCGTGTTGATAAAGTAGGTGCTGGAGCGGCTGCATTAGCTGCATTGAATCCTTTAGATTTCAATCCAGATGATAAATGGAATTTTGCGGTTGGCTATGGCTATTACAAAGATACAGACGCTATCGCAATGGGGGCTTATTATCAACCAAATGAGGACACTCGTTTTAGTGTAGGCGGGACTATTGGTAATGGCGATAATATGATTAATGCAGGTGTTAGCTTACGTTTTGGACAATCTAATGGTGTGTCAACCTCTCGCGTAGCATTGGCTAAAGATGTAGAATCACTTAAACGTATTGTTCAACAGTTAGTAACTGAAAATGAACAATTACGTCGTGGTGGTCATGGTGCAACGTCTGGCTATCCAGATATTTCTGATCGTGAGTTCCCAGATGTGCCTAAGAATCATTGGGCTTATGAATATGTGGATACTATCACTAAGAAAGGGTTCACTATTGGTTATCCTGATGGCGAATTTAAAGGCGACCGTACGCTTACTCGTTATGAATTTGCAGCTGTTGTATATCGCGCACTTAAAAATGGTGCTGAAATCGATGGCGGCATGGCACGGGCAATTGATGAATTTGGTCCAGAATTGGCCCGCCTTGAAGGGCTTGATCACAGCCGTGTAGATCGTGTAGCTGGTGAAGATAATGATCGTTACAAAATTGAACGTCTTCGTGTAAACAATAAAGATAATGAAGAAACAAACGATTATCGTGACATTTATGGTAGCAAAATTCAAAAAGAAGAAGTAGCTCAATAA
- the zwf gene encoding glucose-6-phosphate dehydrogenase, producing MSAKPMTVSYNCREQLCVESAPGPGAIVIFGASGDLTKRKLLPAIYALFERNLLPEKFAVIGVARTEMSNEDFQEEVREAMLVNGDTVTEEFLHRFSYVAGQYTEADTFARLQTELERVSEVHGTEGNALFYLAMPPTMFEPIVKGLAEQGLLEEEEAWARVIIEKPFGHDLESAVALDKSLKRYIKESQTYRIDHYLGKETVQNILMLRFANSIFEPLWNHTYIEKVEITVAEELGVEKRAGYYDKAGALRDMFQNHMVQMLSLIAMEPPAVFEADAYRDEIAKLISSIRPLEGQDLGNISVRGQYVESVDSDRPAAGYRKEEGVDPRSQTETYVALKLFIDNWRWRGVPFYMRTGKRLPKKSSEIAITFKPIPHSIFKPIRPKDFNQNVLLLRMQPHEGMGLSIEVKAPGSKLCVNTLDMDFSYSDFMQGEDIPDAYERLILDALLGDQTLFVRNDTVEASWQLFMPLIRAWDANLENVPLCFYPAFSEGPKETNEILEGGSLQWRKI from the coding sequence ATGAGTGCAAAACCAATGACAGTTTCGTATAATTGCCGAGAACAGCTTTGTGTGGAATCGGCACCAGGTCCAGGGGCCATTGTTATTTTTGGGGCGTCTGGGGATTTGACGAAACGAAAATTGTTACCCGCTATCTATGCTTTATTTGAGCGGAATTTATTGCCAGAAAAGTTTGCCGTAATTGGCGTGGCTCGTACGGAGATGAGTAATGAAGATTTCCAAGAGGAAGTACGTGAGGCTATGTTAGTCAATGGCGATACTGTAACAGAGGAGTTCTTACATCGTTTTTCCTATGTGGCGGGCCAATATACGGAAGCTGATACTTTTGCCCGCTTACAGACTGAATTAGAACGGGTTAGCGAAGTACATGGTACGGAAGGCAATGCTTTATTTTATTTAGCTATGCCACCAACTATGTTTGAACCCATTGTAAAAGGGTTAGCTGAACAAGGTTTATTGGAAGAAGAAGAAGCTTGGGCTCGTGTGATTATTGAAAAACCGTTTGGTCATGACTTAGAAAGCGCAGTAGCCCTTGATAAATCGTTGAAACGTTACATTAAAGAATCGCAGACCTATCGTATTGACCATTACTTAGGCAAAGAGACGGTTCAGAATATTTTGATGCTTCGCTTTGCAAATTCTATTTTTGAACCTTTATGGAACCATACATATATTGAAAAAGTAGAAATTACAGTGGCTGAAGAATTAGGCGTAGAAAAACGTGCTGGCTATTATGACAAAGCGGGCGCTTTACGTGATATGTTCCAAAATCATATGGTGCAAATGTTATCGTTGATTGCTATGGAACCACCTGCTGTTTTTGAAGCGGATGCGTATCGTGATGAAATTGCTAAGTTAATTTCATCCATTCGTCCGTTAGAAGGGCAGGATTTAGGCAATATTTCGGTTCGTGGGCAATATGTAGAATCGGTTGATTCTGATAGACCTGCTGCTGGTTATCGTAAGGAAGAGGGCGTCGATCCTCGTTCACAAACTGAAACGTATGTAGCGTTAAAATTATTTATTGATAACTGGCGTTGGCGTGGCGTGCCATTCTATATGCGGACAGGCAAACGCTTGCCTAAGAAGTCTAGTGAAATCGCGATTACCTTTAAGCCAATTCCACATTCGATTTTTAAACCAATTCGTCCAAAAGATTTTAACCAAAATGTATTATTATTACGCATGCAACCGCATGAAGGTATGGGCTTATCTATTGAGGTAAAAGCACCAGGCTCGAAGTTGTGTGTTAATACATTAGATATGGACTTCTCTTATAGTGATTTTATGCAAGGGGAAGATATTCCTGATGCGTATGAACGATTAATTTTAGATGCTTTATTAGGGGACCAAACACTCTTTGTGCGCAATGATACCGTAGAGGCCTCTTGGCAATTATTTATGCCATTAATTCGCGCATGGGATGCTAATCTTGAAAACGTGCCACTTTGTTTCTATCCAGCCTTCAGTGAAGGTCCAAAAGAAACCAACGAAATTTTGGAAGGAGGATCCTTACAATGGCGCAAGATTTAA
- the pgl gene encoding 6-phosphogluconolactonase, with protein sequence MAQDLIHSFETPQEVAEAVANSFVQLTNQCIADTGSCVVAISGGTTPNTLFELLNTDEYRKQLDWERIYFLWVDERFVPQTNPDNNFYRAKERLFAYIGGSSHFYPVPTNGGTVEEAAEAYEKEVMMVLRACEKDGVDLALLGLGDDGHTASLFARSRALEETSRAVIPVTDGKVWQRVSMSFPFLAKAKQVWFTVVGESKAAALGRVLRQRADYADDTWQDRIGHVLPGAVLSQEEVVWYVDTAAKHK encoded by the coding sequence ATGGCGCAAGATTTAATTCATTCATTTGAAACACCACAAGAAGTGGCCGAAGCCGTAGCAAACTCTTTTGTGCAGTTAACCAATCAATGCATTGCTGATACGGGGTCTTGTGTAGTGGCTATTTCAGGTGGGACTACACCGAATACGTTGTTTGAACTTTTAAATACCGATGAATATCGCAAACAGCTTGACTGGGAACGCATTTATTTTTTGTGGGTTGATGAACGCTTTGTGCCTCAAACTAATCCAGATAATAATTTCTATCGTGCCAAGGAACGCTTATTTGCTTATATTGGGGGGAGTAGTCACTTCTATCCTGTTCCTACGAATGGCGGTACGGTGGAAGAAGCCGCTGAGGCGTACGAAAAAGAAGTAATGATGGTTCTTCGTGCGTGCGAAAAAGACGGCGTTGATTTAGCTTTATTAGGCCTTGGTGATGATGGTCATACAGCTTCTTTATTTGCGCGCTCTAGAGCCTTGGAAGAAACGAGCCGTGCTGTCATTCCTGTGACAGATGGCAAGGTTTGGCAACGAGTTAGTATGTCCTTCCCGTTTTTAGCTAAAGCTAAACAAGTCTGGTTTACCGTGGTTGGTGAATCAAAAGCAGCAGCATTAGGCCGTGTGCTTCGTCAGCGTGCTGATTATGCCGATGATACTTGGCAAGATCGGATTGGTCATGTGCTGCCAGGGGCTGTGCTATCTCAAGAGGAAGTTGTGTGGTATGTAGATACGGCAGCTAAACATAAATAA
- a CDS encoding Sec-independent protein translocase subunit TatA/TatB, translating into MFNFGTQELILVLVIALVVFGPGKLPEVGKAIGKGINEFKDAVSSDKKKEEKVSDVAKVETIDVEAGAINDKKHKDAE; encoded by the coding sequence ATGTTTAATTTCGGAACACAAGAATTAATCTTAGTGCTCGTAATTGCACTTGTTGTGTTCGGACCAGGTAAGCTACCAGAAGTGGGCAAAGCCATTGGTAAGGGCATTAATGAATTTAAAGATGCAGTAAGCTCTGATAAGAAAAAAGAAGAAAAAGTGTCTGATGTAGCAAAAGTTGAAACGATTGACGTGGAAGCGGGCGCTATTAATGACAAAAAGCATAAAGACGCAGAATAA
- a CDS encoding heavy-metal-associated domain-containing protein — protein sequence MCKECGCGSTGHAHQQVFNVPGMMCSNCENTVKTAVLGLPGVMSAEVDLKSKDVTISYDSNKVNADAIKEAIDATGFEVASVSAATHTHEHGGLMGTLKRLFK from the coding sequence ATGTGTAAAGAATGCGGTTGTGGCAGCACTGGCCACGCTCATCAACAAGTATTTAATGTGCCAGGAATGATGTGCAGTAACTGTGAGAATACAGTTAAAACAGCAGTGCTTGGTTTGCCTGGTGTTATGTCTGCTGAAGTAGATTTGAAATCTAAAGATGTAACTATTTCCTATGATAGTAATAAGGTGAATGCCGATGCCATTAAAGAAGCCATTGATGCGACTGGTTTTGAAGTAGCTTCTGTATCAGCAGCCACTCATACTCATGAGCACGGCGGTCTTATGGGTACCCTTAAACGTTTATTTAAGTAA
- a CDS encoding cupin domain-containing protein — MIKTFDEKNYTWDGVDTLVYKQDGSPFKDVTRQVLFNGAFDIPCQFRYFEVKPGGYSTLEHHEHTHMVMIFRGQGQCLLGDTIVDVKVGDFIEIPSHTIHQFRANKGDYVGFLCLVNVERDKVQIPSAEEIEALKENPAIKEFLESC; from the coding sequence ATGATTAAAACCTTTGATGAAAAGAATTATACGTGGGACGGTGTCGATACACTAGTATATAAACAAGATGGGAGTCCGTTTAAAGATGTGACCCGTCAAGTGCTTTTTAATGGTGCTTTTGATATTCCTTGCCAGTTTCGGTATTTTGAAGTAAAGCCCGGCGGTTATTCGACCTTAGAACATCATGAACATACGCATATGGTTATGATTTTCCGTGGACAGGGGCAATGTTTATTAGGTGATACTATTGTTGATGTAAAAGTGGGCGATTTCATTGAAATTCCTAGCCACACGATTCATCAATTTAGAGCGAATAAGGGGGATTATGTAGGCTTTTTATGTCTCGTCAATGTAGAGCGTGACAAGGTACAAATTCCGAGTGCTGAAGAGATTGAAGCGTTAAAGGAAAATCCAGCAATAAAAGAATTTTTAGAAAGTTGTTAA